Proteins from a single region of Leuconostoc gasicomitatum LMG 18811:
- the hpt gene encoding hypoxanthine phosphoribosyltransferase produces the protein MNNDIQEVLFNQDNIHDAAVRLGQQITQDYAGEKPVVLSVLKGAYLWTADLLREVDLYIDLEFINVSSYHGGVKSTDEITLVTDIRSDIMGRQVIILEDIVDTGQSLLFMKELLAKRGAASIKVATLLDKKAGRKVDIEADYVGFNVRNEFVVGYGLDYKELYRNLPYVGILKKEVYTK, from the coding sequence GTGAATAATGATATACAAGAAGTGTTGTTTAATCAAGATAACATACACGATGCAGCAGTACGATTAGGTCAACAAATTACACAAGACTATGCTGGAGAAAAACCAGTTGTGTTGTCAGTGCTGAAGGGTGCCTATCTTTGGACAGCCGATTTATTACGCGAGGTAGATTTGTATATTGATTTAGAATTTATCAATGTTTCAAGCTATCATGGTGGTGTTAAAAGTACAGATGAAATCACCCTAGTGACTGATATTCGTTCTGATATTATGGGACGTCAAGTCATTATCTTAGAAGACATTGTAGATACTGGGCAATCTTTACTCTTTATGAAAGAGTTACTCGCAAAACGTGGTGCAGCGTCAATTAAAGTGGCCACGTTACTTGATAAAAAGGCTGGACGAAAAGTAGACATTGAGGCTGATTATGTTGGTTTCAATGTGCGCAATGAGTTTGTTGTTGGCTATGGTTTAGATTACAAAGAGTTGTATCGGAACTTGCCATATGTTGGCATTTTGAAAAAAGAAGTTTATACTAAGTAA
- the lysS gene encoding lysine--tRNA ligase, giving the protein MVEEKALNDQMMARRQKLATIVDDLHLDPFGKRFERTAKAQELHDLYDDSSLETLEAAQHEVIIAGRMIAKRGAGKVIFADFRDVSGKIQMYAKRDDLGENYPIIKRADLGDFLGIKGIVMKTEAGELTILATELTHLTKALRPMPDKFHGIADVETRYRKRYLDLIANEESFKKFQLRSKIISAIRGYMDSQDFMEVETPILQTEAGGAAARPFITHHNALNIDMYMRIATELYLKRLVVGGFERVYEMGRIFRNEGMDPKHNPEFTTMETYAAYMDFTDVMDETEGIFKAAAAVVSDDLKVTYQGTEIDLGVKFARKHMVDLIKEQTGIDFWQEMTVEEAQKLADDKHVKYEKYWHVGHIINAFFEEFVEDTLIQPVFVYGHPVDVSPLAKKNADDSRFTDRFELFIMGSEYGNAFTELNDPIDQRARFEAQVAERENGNDEAENIDEDFIEALEYGMPPTGGLGIGIDRLVMLLTDSDTIRDVLLFPTMR; this is encoded by the coding sequence ATGGTAGAAGAAAAAGCCCTTAATGATCAAATGATGGCACGACGTCAGAAATTAGCAACGATTGTTGACGATTTACATTTAGATCCATTTGGTAAACGATTTGAACGGACAGCCAAAGCACAAGAATTGCATGATTTATATGATGATAGCAGTCTTGAAACGCTTGAAGCAGCCCAGCATGAAGTCATTATTGCTGGTCGTATGATTGCTAAGCGTGGGGCTGGGAAAGTTATTTTTGCTGATTTCAGAGATGTTTCCGGTAAAATTCAAATGTATGCCAAACGTGATGATTTAGGTGAAAATTACCCAATTATTAAACGTGCTGATTTGGGTGACTTCCTTGGTATCAAGGGTATCGTCATGAAAACAGAAGCCGGCGAATTGACAATTTTGGCAACAGAATTGACTCATTTAACAAAAGCTTTGCGGCCAATGCCCGATAAGTTTCATGGTATTGCCGATGTGGAAACACGTTACCGTAAACGCTATTTAGATTTGATTGCTAATGAAGAATCGTTTAAGAAATTTCAATTGCGTTCAAAAATCATTTCGGCTATTCGCGGCTACATGGATTCACAAGACTTTATGGAAGTTGAAACACCTATTTTACAGACTGAGGCTGGTGGTGCTGCGGCACGGCCATTTATTACACACCACAATGCTTTAAATATTGATATGTATATGCGTATTGCGACTGAACTATATTTGAAGCGTTTAGTTGTCGGTGGTTTTGAACGTGTTTATGAGATGGGGCGTATTTTCCGTAACGAGGGGATGGATCCAAAGCATAACCCAGAATTTACCACAATGGAAACCTATGCTGCCTATATGGATTTTACTGATGTGATGGATGAAACTGAGGGTATTTTCAAGGCAGCCGCGGCAGTTGTGTCTGACGATCTCAAAGTGACTTATCAAGGCACGGAAATTGATCTCGGTGTCAAGTTTGCACGCAAACACATGGTTGATTTGATTAAAGAACAAACTGGCATTGATTTTTGGCAAGAAATGACTGTTGAGGAAGCGCAAAAGTTAGCTGATGACAAACACGTTAAGTACGAAAAGTATTGGCACGTTGGTCATATTATTAACGCATTCTTTGAAGAATTTGTTGAAGATACTTTAATTCAACCAGTATTTGTTTATGGTCACCCAGTTGACGTGTCACCTTTAGCAAAGAAAAACGCTGATGATTCACGATTTACTGACCGTTTTGAGTTATTCATTATGGGTAGCGAGTACGGCAATGCCTTTACGGAATTAAACGATCCTATTGATCAACGTGCGCGTTTTGAAGCACAAGTTGCTGAACGTGAAAACGGTAATGATGAGGCTGAAAACATTGATGAAGACTTCATTGAAGCTTTGGAATACGGTATGCCACCAACAGGTGGTCTTGGCATTGGTATTGATCGCCTAGTTATGCTATTAACTGATTCTGATACAATTCGTGATGTTTTATTATTTCCAACAATGCGTTAA
- a CDS encoding RNA-binding S4 domain-containing protein — translation MRLDKYLKVSRLIKRRTVAKEIADQGRISINGKVAKSSSDVSTNDELEVRFGNKTLTVKVAKIVETTKKEASADMYEIVSETFSQDFRETSDEK, via the coding sequence ATGCGTTTAGATAAATATTTAAAAGTGTCACGCTTAATTAAGCGTCGAACTGTTGCTAAAGAAATTGCTGATCAAGGCCGCATTTCGATTAATGGTAAAGTAGCTAAATCGTCATCAGATGTTTCGACAAATGATGAACTTGAGGTGCGATTTGGAAATAAAACCTTGACAGTAAAGGTAGCTAAAATTGTTGAAACAACAAAAAAAGAGGCTTCAGCTGATATGTATGAAATTGTAAGTGAGACTTTTTCACAAGATTTCCGAGAGACTAGTGATGAAAAATAA
- the mfd gene encoding transcription-repair coupling factor, translating into MLTHFLAQSDTIKHLNEQAADGSSQLLLGVNGSARAASVAALYEANPRQMLVVTDTQVHADQLFSELSSLMTSVFNFPAEESLATEIAISSPDLRLQRVASLLALRKGEAKVIVTSLAGVERLLPRPETVDAAKLSLTVGQTYQLNDIKKTLMMMGYTPTKLVQGAGEFAQRGSIIDIYPLTSDEPIRLDFFDDELDQLKNFDVSTQKSTTVLKKYHVQPATDFIVSETQYDIAKQTIETAFNNYRKELTGVAKKHATEGFAATQHVLNEHGRVNQLLPYATHFFDGETTLLDYFSDDVLVFVDEFTRLKDMQIQQLTYDQEWLDKQLSTYQLIPGQVLRADFADLLTQNKSAVIYLANFQRGLNNIKFTNIEEVTTRPANQYYGQIETLRTDLQYAQDAGMTVILLINDEKQSHHLSESLSDFKVPIIETRQVQPNQVQIMKGNLAIGFEWPKLHLIVLTAHELFTQTRQVAPRQRKINNAERLKSYSELNVGDYVVHINHGIGRYEGLQTMTVDGGKQDYLSIAYQKNAKIFIPVTQLNLIQKYIGASDAAKAPKLNKLGGVEWAKTKRQVAAKIEDIADDLLELYAKREAQQGYAFPPDDTEQLKFDMAFGYPETPDQIRSIEEIKVDMQKVRPMDRLLVGDVGFGKTEVALRAVFKAVHAGKQVAFLAPTTILVQQHYETMLARFNDFPNIKIGVLSRFQTTAQNKFVIKQLNEHQIDIVVGTHRLLSKDVDFLDLGLLIIDEEQRFGVKHKERLKQLRHSVDVLTLTATPIPRTLNMAMVGARDLSIIETPPANRYPIQTYVLEADWIIVRNAIEKELARGGQAFYLHNRVADIDRVASQIEDLVPSARVGAIHGQMSETQLESVLYDFLNGNYDVLVTTTIIETGVDIPNANTLIVENADHMGLSQLYQLRGRVGRSARLAYAYFTYPFSRTPSEEAEKRLEAIRDFTELGSGFRIAMRDLSIRGAGDILGKQQHGFIDSVGYDMYTKMLKDAVATKQGYTVTTSKPTETDAELILGVLAYLPDTYVPDNAQKIELYTRIREARTDKEFEEIETDMLDRFGDMPDEVARLLLVGQIKQLADQARVTNIRRQKQQLVIIFNSDATAALAGEAIFETLVNVPLKVAVRTETGNLQVSITVNDVAESSIWLNILRDFLLVVIARQQVTK; encoded by the coding sequence ATGTTAACTCATTTTTTAGCGCAATCAGATACAATTAAACATCTTAACGAGCAAGCAGCTGATGGTTCTTCACAGCTGCTTTTAGGCGTCAATGGTAGCGCTCGAGCTGCGAGCGTCGCAGCCTTATATGAAGCAAATCCACGTCAAATGTTAGTCGTTACAGACACACAAGTACATGCTGATCAACTATTTTCCGAGTTATCAAGTCTGATGACAAGTGTTTTTAATTTTCCGGCAGAAGAGTCTTTGGCAACAGAAATTGCTATTAGTTCACCTGACTTACGATTGCAACGAGTTGCTAGTTTATTAGCCTTGAGAAAAGGCGAGGCAAAGGTTATTGTGACAAGCTTAGCCGGAGTTGAACGTTTATTACCTAGACCAGAAACAGTTGATGCGGCGAAATTGTCATTAACAGTTGGTCAAACTTATCAGTTAAATGATATAAAAAAAACCTTAATGATGATGGGTTACACACCTACAAAATTAGTTCAAGGTGCTGGTGAATTCGCACAACGTGGTTCTATTATTGATATTTACCCATTGACTAGTGATGAGCCTATTCGTTTAGACTTTTTTGATGATGAATTGGACCAATTGAAAAATTTTGATGTATCGACACAAAAAAGTACGACTGTACTTAAAAAATATCATGTGCAGCCAGCGACTGATTTCATTGTGTCAGAGACGCAGTATGATATTGCTAAACAAACGATTGAGACGGCATTTAATAACTATCGCAAAGAGTTGACTGGTGTTGCAAAAAAACATGCGACAGAAGGATTTGCAGCAACACAACATGTGTTAAATGAGCATGGACGTGTGAACCAATTATTACCTTATGCGACCCATTTTTTTGATGGTGAAACAACTTTATTGGATTATTTTTCGGATGATGTTTTGGTCTTTGTGGATGAATTCACGCGATTAAAAGATATGCAGATCCAACAGTTAACTTATGATCAAGAATGGTTAGACAAACAGTTATCAACCTATCAACTCATTCCTGGACAAGTGTTACGCGCAGATTTTGCTGATTTGTTAACGCAAAATAAAAGTGCGGTTATTTATTTAGCAAATTTTCAACGTGGTTTGAATAATATTAAGTTTACCAATATTGAAGAAGTCACTACGCGACCGGCTAACCAATACTATGGTCAAATTGAGACACTTAGAACTGATTTACAGTATGCACAAGATGCGGGTATGACAGTTATTTTATTGATTAACGATGAAAAACAAAGCCACCATCTCAGCGAGTCTTTAAGTGATTTTAAGGTACCAATTATTGAAACCCGTCAGGTTCAACCAAATCAGGTGCAGATAATGAAAGGCAACCTGGCCATAGGATTTGAATGGCCTAAATTACATTTAATCGTATTAACAGCACATGAATTATTTACTCAAACTCGGCAAGTGGCGCCAAGACAGCGTAAAATTAATAATGCGGAGCGTTTAAAGTCATATAGTGAATTAAATGTTGGTGACTACGTTGTTCATATCAACCATGGCATTGGTCGTTATGAAGGTTTACAGACAATGACAGTCGATGGTGGCAAACAAGATTATTTATCTATTGCCTATCAAAAAAATGCTAAGATTTTTATTCCAGTCACGCAGTTGAATTTAATCCAGAAGTATATTGGTGCGTCAGATGCTGCAAAAGCACCTAAATTAAATAAACTCGGGGGTGTTGAATGGGCTAAAACTAAGCGCCAAGTTGCTGCAAAAATTGAAGATATTGCTGATGATTTATTAGAGCTTTATGCCAAGCGTGAAGCACAACAGGGCTATGCTTTTCCGCCAGATGATACAGAACAATTAAAATTTGACATGGCATTTGGTTATCCAGAAACACCAGATCAAATCCGCTCGATTGAAGAAATTAAAGTTGACATGCAAAAAGTGCGACCAATGGATCGTCTGTTAGTAGGGGATGTTGGCTTTGGCAAAACAGAGGTGGCTTTGCGTGCAGTTTTTAAAGCAGTACATGCGGGAAAACAGGTGGCGTTTTTAGCACCAACAACAATTTTGGTCCAACAACATTATGAAACGATGTTAGCACGCTTCAATGATTTTCCAAATATTAAAATTGGCGTACTCAGTCGTTTCCAGACAACTGCGCAAAATAAATTTGTAATTAAACAATTAAATGAACATCAAATTGATATTGTTGTTGGCACACATCGTTTACTGAGTAAAGATGTTGATTTTTTGGATCTTGGTCTGCTAATTATTGATGAAGAACAACGTTTTGGGGTCAAGCATAAGGAGCGTCTCAAACAATTGCGTCATAGCGTTGATGTATTAACGCTAACTGCAACACCAATTCCACGAACATTAAACATGGCGATGGTTGGTGCACGTGATTTATCAATTATCGAAACACCTCCGGCTAATCGTTATCCGATTCAAACCTATGTTCTAGAGGCAGATTGGATAATTGTGAGAAATGCCATTGAAAAGGAACTTGCCCGTGGTGGTCAGGCATTTTATTTGCATAATCGCGTAGCCGATATTGATCGTGTTGCTAGTCAAATAGAGGATTTAGTACCATCTGCACGCGTTGGTGCCATTCATGGACAAATGTCTGAAACACAGTTAGAAAGTGTTTTATACGATTTTCTAAATGGTAATTATGATGTTTTAGTCACAACAACAATTATCGAAACAGGTGTTGATATTCCCAATGCAAATACGTTAATTGTTGAAAACGCAGATCATATGGGCTTGTCACAACTATATCAACTACGTGGTCGTGTCGGCCGTTCAGCCCGTTTAGCATATGCTTACTTTACTTATCCATTTTCAAGAACGCCAAGTGAAGAAGCGGAGAAACGCCTAGAAGCCATTCGTGATTTTACAGAATTAGGTTCAGGATTTCGTATTGCCATGCGTGATTTAAGTATTCGTGGCGCAGGTGATATACTCGGTAAACAACAGCATGGGTTTATTGACTCAGTTGGCTATGATATGTATACGAAGATGTTAAAAGACGCTGTTGCTACAAAACAAGGGTACACAGTGACAACAAGCAAACCGACAGAAACAGATGCTGAATTAATTCTTGGTGTATTGGCATACTTACCAGATACTTATGTGCCCGATAATGCACAAAAAATTGAGTTATATACACGTATTCGTGAAGCACGAACAGATAAAGAATTTGAAGAGATTGAAACTGATATGCTGGACCGTTTTGGTGACATGCCAGATGAAGTGGCTAGGCTATTGCTTGTTGGTCAAATCAAACAACTGGCTGATCAGGCACGAGTAACGAATATAAGACGACAGAAACAACAGCTAGTCATAATATTTAATTCTGATGCGACGGCGGCATTGGCTGGTGAAGCAATTTTTGAAACATTAGTCAATGTGCCATTAAAGGTAGCTGTGCGAACAGAGACCGGTAATTTACAAGTTAGCATCACAGTCAATGATGTGGCTGAGAGTAGTATTTGGTTGAATATTTTACGTGATTTTTTGTTGGTCGTAATCGCACGTCAACAAGTAACGAAATAA
- a CDS encoding FtsB family cell division protein, which translates to MSTYNRRQSHKQRVNPEIRAIIRNSEPANMQAKKHYQRAHANREKKILFFGAVFATIFAIQLLISQVKLHTANVTLTASQDRLTAVQKTNSDLKSSRKRLDDPTYLQQILRDKYGYTKQGEIIYNLPSDNN; encoded by the coding sequence ATGTCGACTTACAACAGAAGACAATCGCATAAACAGCGTGTTAACCCAGAGATACGAGCTATTATTCGTAATTCTGAACCGGCCAATATGCAAGCTAAAAAGCATTATCAAAGGGCACATGCTAATCGTGAGAAGAAGATTCTCTTTTTTGGTGCAGTTTTTGCAACAATATTTGCGATACAATTATTAATCAGCCAAGTTAAATTGCATACGGCAAATGTGACGTTAACCGCTTCTCAAGATCGTTTAACAGCTGTTCAAAAAACAAATAGTGACTTGAAATCTAGTCGAAAACGTTTAGATGATCCCACTTACTTACAGCAAATTTTACGTGATAAATACGGTTACACAAAGCAAGGTGAGATAATTTATAACTTGCCATCAGATAATAATTAA
- the hslO gene encoding Hsp33 family molecular chaperone HslO — protein MADQFIKTITKNKYFRAFALNGTNLVRQATAAHETSRLASVVLGRGLLATSLTAQSVLKGEERMAIQINGRGPIGNVVVEADAKGSVRGYVTNDKLASIFDENNQLDVAQAVGTNGFLQITKFAPYSNPYIGQSQLVSGEIGDDFTYYLAQSEQIPSVVGVSVYMNDDDSVKSAGGFLVQALPDATDEAIDQLEVDLKNMKPLSDMLIENYTPLKILEAIFGEGEVEILQVAGVGLAAEPTKDAYREMLTTLPAVEIQAMIDEDNGAEIVGKFSGKRYFFTPEELTDVILEINANNAD, from the coding sequence ATGGCAGATCAATTTATTAAAACAATCACAAAAAATAAATATTTCCGTGCCTTTGCTTTGAATGGCACTAATCTTGTACGCCAAGCAACTGCAGCACATGAAACATCTCGTTTGGCCTCTGTCGTATTAGGCCGTGGCCTGTTAGCAACAAGTTTAACCGCGCAATCTGTTCTTAAAGGCGAAGAACGCATGGCAATCCAAATTAATGGCCGTGGGCCGATTGGCAATGTTGTCGTTGAAGCAGATGCCAAAGGCAGTGTACGTGGTTATGTCACAAATGACAAGCTAGCATCTATTTTTGATGAAAATAATCAATTAGATGTTGCGCAGGCGGTAGGAACTAATGGCTTTTTGCAGATTACTAAATTTGCGCCATACTCAAATCCTTATATTGGTCAAAGTCAGCTGGTATCTGGTGAAATTGGAGACGATTTCACGTATTATTTGGCCCAATCAGAACAAATTCCATCGGTTGTTGGTGTTTCTGTTTATATGAATGATGATGATTCAGTGAAATCTGCTGGAGGATTTTTAGTTCAAGCATTGCCAGATGCAACTGATGAAGCAATTGATCAACTCGAAGTAGATTTGAAAAATATGAAACCTTTGTCGGATATGTTGATTGAAAATTATACACCTTTGAAGATATTGGAAGCTATTTTTGGAGAAGGTGAAGTCGAAATTTTGCAGGTGGCGGGTGTTGGTTTAGCAGCAGAACCAACAAAAGATGCCTATAGAGAAATGTTAACAACACTACCAGCTGTTGAAATTCAAGCTATGATTGATGAAGATAATGGGGCGGAAATTGTTGGAAAGTTTTCAGGTAAACGCTATTTCTTTACACCTGAAGAACTGACAGATGTCATTTTGGAAATTAATGCCAATAATGCTGACTGA
- the tilS gene encoding tRNA lysidine(34) synthetase TilS, whose amino-acid sequence MTKKIQKQLQLYHWEATVIVAVSGGVDSVVLLHTLRQQLPDAKLVVAHVNYHLREESDADEKFVHHLADKYHAIFEQTAWLNVPDIAVEKQARDFRYQFFEQLASKYHTTTVVVAHHADDQAETVLLKLIRGGQLMQLAGMSQQNRRIVRPFLCITKQELVSYAQKHNLNWHEDKTNHDAMYTPRNFLRQIIIPQLKKINPRVVPHINSFAEQIKKQDDLITAQVELYVQTIENSWQTIPNIWLEPTIKHYIQKKGIYQFKQAQILQVVQLLNNDKKPTGRIQLSKNINFVKSYQYIHLENSAKMTNTLQVLPPIMLKLNQWQNFAENTFLWTNSEPNSDEQSFSFNLAQLPTHLYLRSVKTSDRLALIYGHKKLRRLAIDEKLSTLERQDMQVLANQNDEVIAVKMRKHWRVNVDFVSKQDVKPYWLAWRIEEK is encoded by the coding sequence ATGACTAAAAAAATTCAAAAACAATTACAATTATATCATTGGGAAGCCACAGTTATTGTGGCTGTTTCTGGTGGCGTCGATTCTGTTGTGCTATTGCATACATTACGGCAACAGTTACCAGATGCAAAACTTGTTGTTGCTCATGTTAACTATCATTTACGTGAGGAAAGTGATGCGGACGAAAAATTTGTTCACCACTTAGCAGATAAATATCATGCAATATTTGAGCAAACAGCATGGCTGAATGTGCCAGATATTGCAGTAGAAAAGCAAGCACGTGATTTCCGATATCAGTTTTTTGAGCAGCTTGCTAGTAAATACCATACGACGACTGTTGTAGTTGCACATCATGCAGATGATCAAGCAGAAACGGTATTATTAAAGTTAATACGTGGTGGACAATTGATGCAATTAGCTGGAATGAGTCAACAAAACCGGCGTATTGTTAGACCTTTTTTGTGCATAACCAAGCAAGAATTGGTTAGTTATGCACAAAAGCACAACTTGAATTGGCATGAAGACAAAACAAATCATGATGCCATGTATACGCCTCGAAATTTTTTGCGACAAATCATTATCCCACAACTTAAAAAAATTAATCCCCGTGTGGTTCCTCATATTAATTCATTTGCTGAGCAAATCAAAAAACAAGATGATTTAATCACTGCTCAAGTTGAACTATATGTGCAAACAATTGAGAACAGTTGGCAAACTATTCCCAATATTTGGTTGGAGCCGACTATTAAACATTATATTCAAAAAAAGGGTATTTATCAGTTTAAACAAGCACAAATTTTGCAAGTCGTTCAGTTACTCAATAACGATAAAAAGCCCACTGGTAGGATACAATTATCGAAAAATATTAACTTTGTTAAGTCTTATCAATATATTCATCTTGAAAACAGTGCAAAAATGACAAATACACTGCAAGTTTTGCCACCAATTATGTTAAAATTAAACCAGTGGCAAAATTTCGCAGAAAACACGTTTTTGTGGACAAATTCTGAACCAAACAGTGATGAACAAAGCTTCTCATTTAATCTAGCGCAATTGCCGACGCACTTATATTTGCGTTCAGTGAAAACAAGTGATAGACTGGCACTCATATATGGACATAAAAAGTTGCGACGGTTAGCAATTGATGAGAAATTATCAACATTAGAACGTCAAGATATGCAAGTCTTGGCAAATCAAAATGATGAGGTTATCGCAGTCAAAATGCGTAAGCATTGGCGTGTGAATGTGGATTTTGTTAGCAAACAAGATGTGAAACCATATTGGTTAGCATGGCGAATTGAGGAAAAGTAG
- the ftsH gene encoding ATP-dependent zinc metalloprotease FtsH translates to MNNNQKGGFLKSSIFYVFIFLAVVGMIYGLFGNDKSTSKTLTSSEFLKALSDKDLKSITVQPGNGIYNISGEYRKAKTVKSDKGFSILQQSQKVTKFTSTVLPNDASLKSVTDTAKTTKTDLVTKQQESSGFWLNLLVSIVPIILIVGVFYLMMSQAGGKGGQGGMMSFGKSKAKPSDPKDNKVRFSDVAGAEEEKQELVEVVEFLKSPKKFVSLGARIPKGVLLEGPPGTGKTLLAKAVAGEANVPFFSMSGSDFVEMFVGVGASRVRDLFENAKKSAPAIIFIDEIDAVGRRRGTGMGGGNDEREQTLNQILIEMDGFEGSEGVIILASTNRSDVLDPALLRSGRFDRKILIGAPDVKGREAILNVHAKNKPLADNVDLKAVAQQTPGYVGADLENLLNEAALLAARRNKKKVDAADIDEAEDRIFQGPAKTNRSMSERERRTTAYHEAGHALVGLIRSEASIVRKVTIVPRGRIGGYALMTPKTDRYNLRYSEAKEQLAGLMGGRAAELFMFNEASSGASNDFQQATGLTRQMVTAFGMSDKLGMVQLEGNASVGYAEQAGNRGYSEETARLIDEEVRRLSKEAFEDATKIISEHKDKLIAIAEALLEVETLDEKQIKDIYETGKFTRKDIQDNDELATAKSFDEAKAAVDAKDSEAEARFENHDEEPENDDHSEADHSSDSPNDDKVDENK, encoded by the coding sequence ATGAATAATAATCAAAAAGGTGGTTTCTTAAAGAGTTCTATCTTCTATGTTTTTATTTTTCTTGCTGTAGTTGGAATGATTTATGGTTTGTTTGGTAACGATAAGTCAACTTCTAAAACCTTAACATCAAGTGAATTTTTGAAAGCATTGAGTGATAAAGACCTTAAGTCAATCACAGTTCAGCCAGGTAATGGCATTTATAACATTTCTGGTGAATATAGAAAAGCAAAGACTGTTAAATCAGATAAAGGTTTTAGTATTTTACAGCAGTCACAAAAAGTCACAAAGTTTACTTCAACTGTATTACCAAATGATGCGTCATTGAAGTCAGTGACAGATACAGCTAAAACGACTAAAACTGATCTGGTAACTAAACAACAGGAATCATCTGGATTTTGGTTAAACCTCTTAGTTTCAATTGTGCCGATTATACTGATTGTTGGTGTTTTTTATCTGATGATGAGTCAAGCAGGTGGCAAGGGTGGTCAAGGCGGTATGATGAGCTTTGGTAAATCTAAAGCGAAACCGTCAGATCCAAAAGATAATAAAGTCCGTTTTTCTGATGTTGCTGGTGCAGAAGAAGAAAAACAAGAATTAGTTGAAGTTGTTGAATTCTTAAAGTCACCTAAAAAATTCGTTAGTTTGGGCGCCCGCATTCCAAAAGGTGTTTTACTTGAAGGCCCTCCGGGAACTGGTAAAACATTATTGGCAAAAGCGGTTGCCGGTGAAGCAAACGTGCCATTCTTTTCAATGTCTGGATCAGATTTCGTTGAAATGTTTGTTGGTGTTGGTGCTTCACGTGTTCGTGATTTGTTTGAAAATGCAAAGAAATCAGCGCCAGCTATTATTTTCATTGATGAAATAGATGCTGTTGGTCGTCGCCGTGGTACTGGTATGGGTGGCGGAAACGATGAACGTGAACAAACTCTGAACCAAATTTTGATTGAAATGGATGGTTTTGAAGGCTCAGAAGGTGTTATTATACTTGCTTCAACTAACCGTTCTGATGTATTAGATCCAGCCTTGCTCCGTTCAGGTCGATTTGATCGTAAAATATTGATTGGGGCACCGGATGTTAAGGGTCGTGAAGCCATACTTAATGTTCACGCCAAGAACAAGCCATTAGCTGATAATGTTGATTTGAAAGCTGTAGCGCAACAAACACCAGGTTATGTTGGTGCTGACTTGGAAAACCTTTTGAATGAAGCTGCCTTGTTGGCAGCTCGTCGTAATAAGAAAAAAGTGGATGCGGCAGATATTGATGAAGCTGAAGATCGTATCTTCCAAGGTCCAGCTAAAACAAATCGCAGCATGTCTGAAAGAGAACGGCGTACAACAGCCTATCATGAAGCAGGTCATGCTTTGGTAGGACTTATCCGTTCTGAGGCATCAATTGTTCGTAAAGTAACAATTGTACCGCGTGGCCGTATTGGTGGTTATGCTTTAATGACACCTAAGACGGATCGTTATAATTTACGCTATTCAGAGGCTAAGGAACAATTAGCTGGGTTAATGGGTGGTCGAGCAGCTGAATTATTCATGTTCAACGAAGCAAGTTCAGGTGCTTCAAATGATTTCCAACAAGCAACTGGATTGACACGTCAGATGGTTACTGCATTTGGTATGTCAGATAAATTAGGCATGGTTCAATTAGAAGGCAACGCGAGTGTTGGTTATGCTGAGCAAGCAGGAAATCGTGGCTATTCTGAAGAAACAGCGCGCTTGATTGATGAAGAAGTGCGTAGGTTATCTAAAGAGGCTTTCGAAGATGCTACAAAAATCATTTCTGAACATAAAGATAAGCTGATTGCAATTGCTGAAGCTTTGCTAGAAGTCGAAACTTTGGACGAAAAGCAAATTAAAGATATCTATGAAACAGGTAAATTTACTCGTAAAGATATTCAAGATAATGATGAGTTGGCGACAGCTAAATCATTTGATGAAGCTAAGGCAGCAGTTGACGCTAAGGATTCTGAAGCGGAAGCACGCTTTGAAAATCATGATGAAGAACCTGAAAATGATGATCATTCAGAAGCAGATCATTCAAGTGATTCTCCAAATGATGACAAAGTTGATGAAAATAAGTAA